In Tistrella bauzanensis, one genomic interval encodes:
- a CDS encoding folylpolyglutamate synthase/dihydrofolate synthase family protein produces MPDLPDARGDIIPDPDGGAAGIGVSGVEAGVSTLLDAIYRSHLRPAARAAGGEWGGGSTLDRLHRRPERLLDLARRHDLIPDPGRVILVTGSKGKGSTARLIAAGQTAAGRRTLLFTSPEDMTPLDRIRIDGTVIAAADAIGAYQMLRTSLRAVEASLPAGEALSPFGQFLLLALAHARRSAVDRLVLETGLGAADDEAGRLAAAIGVVTAILPEHLDRLGPDIDDVARAKLDIRHRCRRLILSDQAAAAGRRAGIDIGDALVLAQPGPGPGPGPIDDPAVAAAGLPPWLAHDRAMAAAVLAADGIDPAAVAVATALDGAAGALPSWGEAAWAGRVVAWEAAVQAASLDPARLRLLAAQGFRALLSVTDDKDVAGLATSLNAAGLSPCGVVLQGRRGALRAGAGAHRRLLALSAPGGPLQPAPWGPLDYDDVPAMARLLYDVSGPDDRAGAGGGKVIAIGTQSFVRLVRAAIRSGR; encoded by the coding sequence ATGCCTGATCTGCCCGATGCCCGCGGCGACATCATCCCTGATCCGGATGGTGGTGCCGCGGGCATCGGCGTGTCTGGTGTGGAGGCTGGCGTCTCAACCCTGCTGGATGCGATCTATCGCAGCCATCTGCGACCGGCGGCGCGCGCAGCCGGGGGAGAATGGGGCGGCGGGTCGACCCTCGACCGGCTGCACCGTCGGCCGGAGCGGCTGCTGGACCTGGCCCGCCGCCATGACCTGATCCCCGATCCCGGCCGGGTGATCCTGGTGACCGGATCGAAGGGCAAGGGCAGCACCGCCCGGCTGATCGCCGCCGGCCAGACCGCCGCCGGCCGCCGCACCCTGCTGTTCACCTCGCCCGAAGACATGACCCCGCTCGACCGCATCCGGATCGATGGCACCGTGATTGCAGCGGCCGACGCGATCGGCGCCTATCAGATGCTGCGGACAAGCCTGCGGGCCGTGGAGGCATCGCTGCCGGCGGGCGAGGCCTTGTCGCCCTTCGGTCAGTTCCTGCTGCTGGCGCTGGCCCATGCCCGTCGATCGGCGGTCGACCGGCTGGTGCTGGAAACCGGGCTGGGCGCCGCCGACGACGAGGCGGGGCGGCTGGCGGCGGCAATCGGCGTGGTCACCGCCATCCTGCCCGAGCATCTGGACCGGCTGGGCCCCGACATCGACGATGTCGCCCGTGCCAAGCTGGATATCCGCCATCGCTGCCGCCGGCTGATCCTGTCGGATCAGGCGGCGGCAGCGGGCCGGCGGGCCGGCATCGATATCGGGGATGCGCTGGTGCTGGCACAGCCTGGCCCTGGCCCTGGCCCTGGCCCGATCGACGATCCGGCGGTGGCGGCGGCCGGCCTGCCGCCCTGGCTGGCCCATGATCGGGCGATGGCGGCGGCTGTGCTGGCGGCTGATGGCATCGACCCGGCGGCCGTGGCCGTGGCGACGGCGCTGGATGGCGCGGCGGGGGCCCTGCCATCCTGGGGCGAGGCGGCATGGGCCGGCCGGGTCGTGGCCTGGGAGGCGGCGGTGCAGGCGGCGAGCCTGGACCCGGCGCGGCTGCGCCTTCTGGCGGCGCAGGGCTTCCGCGCCCTGCTGTCGGTGACCGACGACAAGGACGTGGCCGGATTGGCGACCAGCCTGAACGCGGCGGGGCTTTCCCCCTGCGGGGTGGTGCTGCAGGGCCGGCGCGGCGCCTTGCGCGCGGGGGCCGGCGCCCATCGGCGGCTGCTGGCGCTGTCGGCGCCTGGCGGGCCCTTGCAGCCGGCACCCTGGGGACCATTGGATTACGACGACGTCCCGGCCATGGCCCGGTTGTTATATGATGTGAGCGGCCCGGATGACCGGGCGGGCGCCGGCGGGGGCAAGGTGATCGCCATCGGTACCCAGAGTTTCGTGCGGCTTGTGCGCGCCGCGATCAGGAGCGGCCGATGA
- a CDS encoding adenylate/guanylate cyclase domain-containing protein, whose product MIDQPVPPRRGGKQLLPATTDTPMAGQPALNSEEAADPRGVKRSFAGLKAADAQDLLDQMDPVAAGIVAAVAARMARDLLQAGSFETVFEGMSAGLVARGVPVKRAYIAFRTLHPLIAAVSFLWQRGQPVERMVMSHELAGLSEVWKRSPFNYMLTNNVPRLRRRLIDPDTPRDFAVLNDLIAEGTTDYLAAATAFGGGAEGNGVIASWTTDAADGFSDLDLSVLDALQVQLALACRLAFTAQVAETVAMTYLGNHAGRRVLSGQIRRGDGELIPAAIFLSDLRGSTGMAEKLGVTRFMELVNRYFECAAEPVLGAGGEVLTLMGDSVLAIFPLASFGDDVEAACDAALAAARDAERRLEQWNRARRADGEVAMDFGIGLHLGRVMFGNIGTAERLQFTAIDRSINEAARLEGLTKSMGHRIIASGLFARRASAAWRSLGHVQLRGSAREQEVFTPAPAANRLALAAGLDVPGGPCATPPQLVVHADWSVDARKRWMAVAARQPDGGYLAGPPEPVGPVDSLIDRLIARAGGGRVMLGLDVVLGLPAGYAERIGVTGFREAIARIASDPDWAAALDPAATLDEVSLSRPFFPRRAGPRSMGIGKGGPAALAARLGLGGPDDLRRICDHATTARRAAAPLFWTMGPAQVGRAAAHAWRHLLLMKGDAGRLGLWPFDGPLDSLLASHAVTLVEAYPAEFHRHLGVRMGRNAGDGRGSKRNRNDRAANAPMLIEAGRRMGLTLDIDLMAEIGDGFGDVAAGEDRFDAVIGMMGMLQVLAGDRPTGEPRVAPVVTVEGWILGQSPAELKLPEDRFN is encoded by the coding sequence ATGATTGATCAACCGGTACCCCCGCGCCGCGGCGGCAAGCAGCTTCTGCCCGCCACGACGGATACGCCGATGGCGGGACAGCCGGCCCTGAACAGCGAGGAGGCAGCCGATCCGCGCGGGGTGAAGCGCTCGTTCGCCGGTCTGAAAGCGGCGGATGCGCAGGATCTGCTGGACCAGATGGACCCGGTGGCTGCCGGCATCGTGGCCGCGGTCGCCGCCCGCATGGCCCGCGATCTGCTGCAGGCCGGCAGCTTCGAGACGGTGTTCGAGGGCATGTCGGCCGGTCTGGTCGCGCGTGGGGTGCCGGTGAAGCGCGCCTATATCGCCTTCCGCACCCTGCATCCGCTGATCGCCGCGGTCTCGTTTCTGTGGCAGCGCGGCCAGCCGGTGGAACGGATGGTGATGTCGCATGAACTGGCCGGGCTTTCCGAGGTGTGGAAGCGCTCGCCGTTCAATTACATGCTGACCAACAACGTCCCGCGCCTGCGCCGCCGGCTGATCGACCCCGACACGCCCCGCGATTTCGCGGTGCTGAACGACCTGATCGCCGAGGGCACCACCGATTACCTGGCTGCCGCGACCGCCTTTGGCGGCGGGGCCGAGGGCAATGGCGTGATCGCGTCGTGGACCACCGATGCCGCCGACGGGTTTTCCGATCTGGACCTGTCGGTGCTGGACGCGCTGCAGGTGCAGCTTGCCCTGGCCTGCCGGCTGGCCTTCACGGCCCAGGTGGCGGAAACCGTGGCGATGACCTATCTGGGCAACCACGCCGGCCGCCGGGTGCTGTCGGGGCAGATCCGGCGCGGCGACGGCGAACTGATCCCGGCCGCGATCTTCCTGTCGGATCTGCGCGGATCGACCGGCATGGCCGAGAAGCTGGGCGTGACCCGGTTCATGGAACTGGTGAACCGCTATTTCGAATGTGCCGCCGAACCGGTTCTAGGCGCCGGCGGCGAGGTGCTGACCCTGATGGGCGACAGTGTGCTGGCGATCTTTCCGCTGGCCAGTTTCGGCGATGATGTTGAAGCCGCCTGCGACGCGGCGCTTGCCGCCGCCCGCGATGCCGAGCGCCGGCTGGAGCAGTGGAACCGCGCGCGGCGCGCCGATGGCGAGGTGGCGATGGATTTCGGCATCGGCCTGCATCTGGGGCGGGTGATGTTCGGCAATATCGGCACCGCCGAGCGCCTGCAGTTCACCGCCATCGACCGGTCGATCAACGAGGCGGCGCGGCTGGAGGGCCTGACCAAATCGATGGGCCACCGGATCATCGCCAGCGGCCTGTTCGCGAGGCGGGCCAGTGCCGCCTGGCGGTCTCTGGGCCACGTGCAACTGCGCGGTTCGGCGCGCGAGCAGGAGGTTTTCACACCCGCGCCGGCCGCCAACCGTCTGGCCCTGGCCGCCGGCCTCGATGTGCCGGGAGGGCCTTGCGCCACACCGCCACAACTGGTGGTGCATGCCGATTGGAGTGTGGATGCCCGCAAGCGCTGGATGGCGGTGGCGGCGCGCCAACCCGATGGTGGTTATCTGGCCGGACCACCCGAACCGGTAGGGCCGGTCGACAGCCTGATCGACAGGCTGATCGCGCGTGCCGGGGGCGGCCGGGTGATGCTGGGGCTGGATGTGGTGCTGGGCCTGCCGGCCGGCTATGCCGAGCGGATCGGTGTCACCGGCTTCCGCGAGGCGATCGCCCGCATCGCCAGCGATCCGGATTGGGCGGCGGCCCTGGACCCGGCGGCGACGCTGGACGAGGTGTCACTGTCGCGACCGTTCTTTCCGCGCCGCGCCGGCCCCCGATCCATGGGCATCGGCAAGGGTGGCCCGGCGGCCCTTGCCGCCCGGCTGGGGCTGGGCGGGCCGGATGATCTGCGCCGGATCTGCGACCATGCCACCACCGCGCGCCGCGCGGCGGCGCCGCTGTTCTGGACCATGGGGCCGGCACAGGTGGGGCGGGCCGCCGCCCATGCCTGGCGGCATCTGCTGCTGATGAAAGGTGATGCCGGGCGGCTGGGCCTGTGGCCGTTCGACGGGCCGCTCGACAGCCTGCTGGCCAGCCATGCGGTGACGCTGGTCGAGGCCTATCCGGCCGAATTCCACCGCCATCTGGGGGTGCGCATGGGCCGCAATGCCGGCGATGGCCGGGGCAGCAAGCGCAACCGCAATGATCGTGCCGCCAACGCGCCGATGCTGATCGAGGCGGGCCGCCGCATGGGCCTGACCCTGGATATCGACCTGATGGCCGAAATCGGCGACGGCTTCGGTGACGTCGCGGCCGGCGAGGACCGCTTCGACGCGGTGATCGGCATGATGGGCATGTTGCAGGTTCTGGCCGGCGACCGCCCGACCGGCGAGCCGCGTGTGGCGCCGGTGGTGACGGTGGAGGGCTGGATCCTGGGCCAGTCGCCGGCCGAGCTGAAGCTGCCCGAGGACAGGTTCAACTGA
- a CDS encoding adenylate/guanylate cyclase domain-containing protein yields the protein MMEAERLDDAALLRTATPIRRATVAPAMLGPDPIAEWLAQEGPRLPVAELIDGVARRLAAAGVPIDRASLHLRLLDPQFRGVSVEWRPDRPVEAVHRVHGVELTEAYLRSPFQLVVEHGAGVRRRLTGPGAQTGDFPILADLKAEGFTDYVMLPIAFHDGTPNALSVATLTPGGFTEGDLRRISALLPILTLAVEIVSQRGQVRTLLKTYLGDDPGERVLAGTIKRGDVERMNAAIWFSDLRGFTAMSERLPPEVLIATLNEHFEVMATAITAHGGQVMKLIGDGVLAVFPTHLHDGACPFAGCAALDAARDAERGMAALNARRAERGDEPLSYGLGLHAGEVLYGNIGAPDRLDFTVIGQAVNQASRLEVLARDLGRTVAISSTIADAVAMIGRPLTPLGRFQLRGLAAEEEVYTLPQLA from the coding sequence ATGATGGAAGCCGAACGCCTCGACGACGCCGCATTGCTGCGCACGGCCACCCCCATCCGCCGTGCCACGGTGGCGCCGGCCATGCTCGGTCCCGATCCGATCGCCGAATGGTTGGCCCAGGAAGGCCCCAGACTGCCGGTGGCGGAGCTGATCGACGGGGTCGCGCGCCGGTTGGCGGCGGCTGGCGTGCCGATCGATCGCGCCAGCCTGCATCTGCGGCTGCTGGACCCGCAATTCCGGGGGGTGTCGGTGGAATGGCGCCCCGACCGGCCGGTCGAGGCGGTGCACCGCGTCCATGGCGTCGAATTGACCGAGGCCTATCTACGCAGCCCTTTTCAGCTGGTGGTGGAACACGGCGCCGGGGTTCGCCGCCGCCTGACCGGCCCCGGCGCCCAGACCGGCGATTTCCCGATCCTGGCCGACCTGAAGGCCGAAGGCTTCACCGATTACGTGATGCTGCCGATCGCCTTCCATGACGGCACGCCCAATGCGCTGTCGGTGGCGACGCTCACCCCGGGCGGCTTCACCGAAGGCGATCTGCGACGGATATCGGCGCTGCTGCCGATCCTGACGCTCGCGGTTGAAATCGTCAGCCAGCGCGGACAGGTCCGCACCCTGCTGAAGACCTATCTGGGCGATGATCCGGGCGAACGGGTGCTGGCCGGCACCATCAAGCGCGGCGATGTCGAACGGATGAACGCCGCGATCTGGTTTTCCGATCTGCGCGGCTTCACCGCCATGTCCGAACGCCTGCCGCCCGAAGTATTGATCGCCACCCTGAACGAGCATTTCGAGGTGATGGCCACGGCCATCACCGCCCATGGCGGCCAAGTGATGAAGCTGATCGGCGATGGCGTGCTGGCGGTGTTTCCCACCCATTTGCATGATGGGGCCTGCCCGTTCGCTGGCTGTGCGGCGCTGGATGCCGCGCGCGATGCCGAACGCGGTATGGCCGCACTGAACGCGCGCCGCGCTGAACGCGGCGACGAGCCGCTGAGCTATGGGCTTGGCCTGCATGCGGGCGAGGTGCTCTATGGCAATATCGGCGCGCCCGACCGGCTGGACTTCACCGTTATCGGCCAGGCGGTCAATCAGGCCAGCCGGCTGGAGGTTCTGGCCCGCGATCTGGGCCGGACGGTGGCGATTTCATCCACCATTGCCGATGCCGTGGCCATGATCGGCCGACCGCTCACGCCCCTCGGCCGTTTTCAGCTACGCGGCCTCGCCGCCGAGGAAGAGGTCTATACCCTGCCCCAACTGGCCTGA
- a CDS encoding GNAT family N-acetyltransferase has product MKTQAGGGDDTAAPVPVPVPVPVPVPVPVIERLDQGLSDQDLAALADILVACVAGGASVSFMAGLDHARACAFWQSVAGDAAQGGRVLLVARPEAGAAPTGTIQLVPARTENQPHRSDIAKLLVHPRARRQGIAGRLLAAAEAASLAMGRRLITLDTDALSDAARFYPAHGYQTTGIVPGYALMPDGGPCDTLFLWKWLDAATDAPAEAAGEKDLDTGPI; this is encoded by the coding sequence ATGAAGACGCAGGCGGGTGGCGGAGATGACACGGCGGCGCCGGTGCCGGTGCCAGTGCCGGTGCCAGTGCCAGTGCCAGTGCCAGTGATCGAGCGTCTCGATCAGGGATTGTCCGATCAGGATCTGGCGGCGCTGGCCGATATTCTGGTCGCGTGTGTCGCGGGTGGGGCCTCGGTCAGCTTCATGGCCGGGCTGGACCATGCCCGCGCATGTGCGTTCTGGCAGAGTGTGGCAGGCGATGCGGCGCAAGGCGGCCGGGTGTTGCTGGTGGCGCGGCCAGAGGCCGGCGCGGCCCCCACCGGCACGATCCAACTGGTGCCCGCCAGGACCGAGAACCAGCCGCACCGGTCGGATATCGCCAAGCTGCTGGTGCATCCGCGGGCCCGCCGCCAGGGGATTGCCGGCCGTCTGCTGGCTGCCGCCGAAGCGGCGTCGCTGGCCATGGGCCGGCGGCTGATCACGCTGGATACCGATGCCTTGAGCGATGCGGCCCGGTTCTATCCGGCCCATGGCTATCAGACCACCGGCATCGTACCCGGCTATGCGCTGATGCCTGACGGGGGGCCATGCGATACGCTGTTCCTGTGGAAATGGCTGGATGCGGCCACAGACGCTCCGGCGGAGGCGGCCGGAGAGAAGGATCTTGATACTGGACCAATTTAG
- a CDS encoding NifU family protein, with the protein MFIQTERTPNPLTLKFLPGRDVATGGAQFARGDDTSRSPLATTLLAIDGIEGIYLGTDFVSVTKSDAADWMLLKPMILSDIMEHFTSGRPVLTEEGAAEAAAAGGAGDDEVSATIRELIDTRVRPAVAQDGGDIVFEGFEDGIVYLQMHGACSGCPSSTMTLKNGIETMLKHYVPEVIEVRQA; encoded by the coding sequence ATGTTCATCCAGACCGAGCGGACGCCCAATCCGCTGACCCTTAAGTTCCTGCCCGGCCGTGACGTGGCCACGGGTGGTGCCCAGTTCGCGCGCGGTGACGATACCAGCCGCTCGCCGCTGGCGACCACGCTGCTTGCCATCGACGGCATCGAGGGCATTTATCTGGGCACCGATTTCGTGTCGGTGACCAAGTCGGACGCCGCCGACTGGATGCTGCTGAAGCCGATGATCCTGTCGGACATCATGGAGCATTTCACCAGCGGCCGGCCAGTGCTGACCGAAGAGGGCGCGGCCGAGGCCGCCGCTGCCGGCGGCGCCGGGGATGACGAGGTCTCGGCCACCATCCGCGAGCTGATCGACACCCGCGTGCGCCCCGCCGTCGCCCAGGATGGCGGCGACATCGTGTTCGAGGGCTTCGAGGACGGCATCGTCTATCTGCAGATGCATGGCGCCTGCTCGGGCTGCCCCAGCTCGACCATGACGCTGAAGAACGGCATCGAGACGATGCTGAAGCACTATGTGCCCGAGGTGATCGAGGTTCGCCAGGCCTGA
- a CDS encoding lipid kinase, which yields MAMHDPGGGAPPPQTPNRPSVGGRVLVLIPPGKRDRLGGNLTPDSLLARLRKAGFCPDMPDLDSPDAFPGAIRAAAGSDDPPALVLVGGGDGTLSAVADAMADTGLTLGILPLGTANDLARTLGLPFDPAAALEVALTGRRRSIDIGTIDGRGFFNVASIGLSVDVADALDSHEKRRLGIGAYIPALFRVMTRHRRFRVRLTVDGRNVEMRAVMVAIGNGRHHGGGLTVSAAATIDDGMLDVYVIEPVSHWRMALMLPALRLGTAGPWMGVHRLSGRTVRVETPAKPKRVNVDGEILTRTPAEFGVRAGAVSVMTPDRPAADLPGTSPVRSLAGDRSIAGDTRSRDTPAGKVPMLSDEEAAMSAEDERLAAEIEIALQDMARAAREGEALTRRMAESPHSGLSDTVIAALGQIGADWARIAVVADDALDAMDLPTRDADDDRALIEDVVDWLEGLVGMPVETRASQRLHHAAARIEVAIDEVRRAGDPASADAATVAYDDAWRLINTALPAPVEGAED from the coding sequence ATGGCCATGCATGACCCGGGCGGCGGCGCACCGCCGCCACAGACGCCGAACCGCCCGTCGGTGGGCGGCCGGGTGCTGGTGCTGATCCCGCCGGGCAAGCGCGACCGGCTGGGCGGCAACCTTACGCCCGACAGCCTGCTGGCCCGGCTGCGGAAGGCGGGCTTCTGCCCCGACATGCCCGATCTGGACAGCCCCGACGCCTTTCCCGGGGCCATCCGCGCCGCCGCCGGCAGCGATGATCCGCCGGCGCTGGTGCTGGTGGGCGGCGGCGACGGCACATTGTCGGCGGTGGCCGATGCCATGGCCGATACCGGGCTGACCCTGGGCATCCTGCCGCTCGGCACCGCCAACGATCTTGCCCGCACGCTGGGCCTTCCGTTCGATCCGGCCGCAGCGCTGGAGGTGGCGCTGACCGGACGCCGGCGATCGATCGATATCGGCACCATCGATGGCCGCGGTTTCTTCAACGTGGCCAGCATCGGCCTGTCGGTCGATGTGGCCGATGCGCTCGACAGCCACGAAAAGCGCCGGCTGGGCATCGGCGCCTATATTCCGGCGCTGTTCCGGGTGATGACCCGCCACCGCCGCTTCCGCGTGCGGCTGACGGTCGATGGCAGAAACGTCGAGATGCGGGCGGTGATGGTGGCGATCGGCAATGGCCGCCATCACGGCGGGGGCTTGACGGTATCGGCCGCCGCCACCATCGATGATGGCATGCTCGACGTCTATGTGATCGAGCCGGTATCGCATTGGCGGATGGCCCTGATGCTGCCGGCCTTGCGGCTGGGCACCGCCGGACCCTGGATGGGGGTTCATCGGTTGTCGGGCAGAACGGTGCGCGTCGAGACCCCGGCCAAGCCCAAGCGGGTCAATGTCGATGGCGAGATCCTGACCCGCACGCCGGCCGAATTCGGTGTGCGCGCCGGTGCCGTGTCGGTGATGACCCCCGATCGCCCGGCCGCCGACCTGCCCGGCACCAGCCCGGTGCGATCGCTGGCCGGCGACCGCAGCATCGCCGGTGATACGCGGTCGCGCGATACGCCGGCCGGGAAAGTGCCCATGCTGAGCGATGAGGAGGCTGCGATGTCCGCCGAAGATGAACGCCTTGCCGCCGAGATCGAGATCGCGCTTCAGGACATGGCGCGCGCGGCGCGTGAAGGCGAGGCCCTGACCCGCCGCATGGCCGAAAGCCCGCATTCGGGCCTGAGCGACACGGTGATCGCGGCTCTGGGCCAGATCGGTGCCGATTGGGCGCGGATCGCCGTGGTTGCCGATGACGCGCTCGATGCGATGGACCTGCCCACCCGCGACGCCGACGACGACCGCGCGCTGATCGAGGATGTGGTCGACTGGCTGGAAGGGCTGGTCGGCATGCCGGTGGAAACCCGGGCCAGCCAGCGGCTGCATCATGCCGCCGCCCGGATCGAGGTGGCGATCGATGAGGTCCGGCGCGCGGGCGACCCGGCCTCGGCCGATGCCGCCACCGTCGCCTATGACGATGCCTGGCGGCTGATCAACACCGCCCTGCCGGCACCGGTCGAAGGTGCCGAGGACTGA